The segment CCGCCACGTGACGTTTGTGGAGCAGGATCGCGCGCTGGTTGCTGTCCTGAAGCAAAACCTTGCTCGGGCACGCGCGGGTGACAACCACCGCGTCATTACCGGTAGCGTGAGCGCATTCCTGGCTGCGGCGGTGCGGCAATTCGATGTGCTGCTGGCCGATCCGCCCTACAACAGCGTGACGTGGGCCGAGCTGCAGCCCCAGGCGGAAGGCGTACTTGCCCCCGGCGGCGTATT is part of the Candidatus Neomarinimicrobiota bacterium genome and harbors:
- a CDS encoding RsmD family RNA methyltransferase, whose amino-acid sequence is RHVTFVEQDRALVAVLKQNLARARAGDNHRVITGSVSAFLAAAVRQFDVLLADPPYNSVTWAELQPQAEGVLAPGGVFAMELPRQAEVPAELDVRYFGKSKVALWTRLP